The following are from one region of the Heliangelus exortis chromosome 2, bHelExo1.hap1, whole genome shotgun sequence genome:
- the LOC139792985 gene encoding LOW QUALITY PROTEIN: rho GTPase-activating protein 39-like (The sequence of the model RefSeq protein was modified relative to this genomic sequence to represent the inferred CDS: deleted 2 bases in 2 codons): MGDLNESGDTTEIQRLEWVEIIEPRTRERMYANLITGSCLGPPPPGVRIKRTNENQWWELFDPNTSRFYYYNATTQRTVWHRPQNCDIIPLAKLQTLKQNTESPRASTENSPGRSSNVSREGSTSSSLEQELEGNEKVQEQRSSRQSTQYAVVKEERKGKKPKGCFCWHLAGVPWLSSGMGWCSWVKLES, from the exons gctggAATGGGTGGAAATCATCGAACCTCGAACCCGGGAGCGCATGTACGCCAACCTCATCACGGGGAGT TGTCTGGGACCCCCCCCGCCGGGGGTGAGGATCAAACGGACCAATGAGAACCAGTGGTGGGAGCTCTTTGACCCCAACACTTCCCGT TTCTACTACTACAATGCCACCACCCAGAGGACCGTGTGGCACCGGCCGCAGAACTGCGACATCATCCCCTTGGCCAAGCTGCAGACCTTGAAGCAGAACACGGAGTCACCCAGGGCTTCCACGGAGAACAGCCCCGGGAGGAGCAGCAATGTCAGCAGGGAAGGAAGCACCAGTTCCTCCTTGGAGCAAGAGCTGGAAGGCAACGAGAAGGTGCAGGAGCAGAGGTCGAGTCGCCAGTCCACCCAGTACGCGGTGGTCAAAGAAGAACGGAAAGGTAAAAAACCCAAGGGGTGCTTCTGCTGGCACCTCGCGGGGGTCCCGTGGTTGAGCTCAGGGATGGGTTGGTGCAGTTGGGTGAAACTTGAATCCTGA